The DNA window CCGCGCCCACGTCGCTCTCCGCAGTCCCACCAGCGACTTTTCGGCTCGCGTCGTGTGCGAAGAGTTGGGTGATGGTCTCGCACGTCGTGGTTGTGGGGGGATGTCCGAGCCTTTGCCAACGACAACATCGGCACAGCTTTCTCCGACTTCCAGGGCACTGTCGTCGCCGCAGTCGGCCACCAAAAGAGGGTCGACATCCTGGATGCTGGCGCCGCGTGTCCTGGAGACGCTTCAAAGTGCCGCGTTGCCGCTGTTGCGCCGCTGTGCACAGCTGGACAATCGGCACACGGGGCGCATGGCACCGAGCGCGTGGCTGCGCGTACTGCGAGACGCTTGTCCAGCCTTGACGGGTGCAGAGCGACTCCGTGTGCAAGAATGGATTCGCGCAAGAGGCCAGCGGTCGGCCTGTGGCGCCGACTACGCGGCGGTCGTGGAGGATATTTTGACAGAGGCGAACGTCGCCCCTCTCACCCCCGTGTCTGGCGTGAAGGCCGGCGCCGTCCGGCGTGGTGACCGTACCGCGGTAGCCTCGCCGTCTCGCTCCTCCGCCACTCGAATGCGCAGCTATCCTCAACGGCAAGATGCGGCTGCGACAAGGTCGTCGGTGCCATACACATCGACCACGAAGGACACCCCACCTGCCTCCAGCCGCTCGGCCGTGAAGCCGCGTGCGGCCGTACGCTGCGGGCCGAGTGGACGCGTTCCTGTCTCCTCATCATCCCATACCACAGTGAATGGTCAGACGGCTGACGAGGACGCGAAGCGGCTGCTTGCGCACGAGCTGATGACGGCCTGTGGTGGCGACACGGAGGCACTTCTGGAGTACTTCCGCGCCTTTGACGAGGCTGGCACTGGACTCCTCGTCGAGCATGTGTGGCGAGCCAGTTTGGAGGAGCTGTTTCGGCGGACAGAAGGTCGAGAGCCGCCAGCGTGGGtcgtgggtgggtgtgtgcgcctctcgcGTGTGCCATTGGAGAGATGGGATGCCacaccgtcgctgcagcgcggcacacCACCGCTCGTTTCTCCTGCGCTCTccgcggcgtgcgcgcgcgtctcgCGGGTACCGCCAGCGATGCGCCGGACACTGTGCGATTACCGCTACGTCTTGGAGGAGCTCGGCGTTCATGCAGACGGGCGAGGCTCGCGTGCCGCGTCTGCGTCGCAGCGCTGAGCAGATTCGGCCGTACTGCTCATCAAGCGAGGCGAAACAAAGGCGCTGAATCCGACTGCGTCGGCATAGGCCACTAAACTCCTCTGCTCTTCAAGGAAGGAGGGCCACCTGTCctttgccctccccccccctcttcccatTCTCTCTTCTCGGCTCGCATGTGGGCACCGGCACAAGCgcggagacgcacacgcacgtttTGCCATGATGCGGCTTCTCGAATGATGCCTCTCCTGCACTCCCTCTGTCGTcgcctgccccccccctcacctgcacacacgcgcctgcaCTCACGGGTGCGTCGCACACCTGCACAACAACGCCGAATCGTCGCGACTTCCACGACTACACATCActtcacgcacgcacgcttACGTGCACATGTATACATCTGCATGTGtgaaacagaaaaaaaaacgctaACCAAAGGTGTCGTATTCAACGCATGTCAGCATATACACGCACCcttcctctctgtctctctccgCACCCGGCGCGCGTAGTCTGCTTGTCCCCAGTcactctcccccccccttcccctcctctgttgACTGCGTCTCCTTAGTGGCCCTCCCTTTCGCCGTTCTGTCAGATATATCTCTCactgtgcgtgtttgtgctcGTTCCACTTCTGCCGTGTTGTGACGTCGGTGCAAGGCACCccctcgtgtgcgccgcatccactgcgttgttgttgtgtatcaggggggagaggggcttATTggccatcgctgctgccctcgctTGCACGCTGAttcgctgccgcatcgcctACACAGAGAAGGACGCATGCACGCGACGCTGAGGCTAACGTGCCTTCTTTCCTTCACGCTTGTCTAGTGGTCTCTGCAGTGTGTCTGCCGTCGGTGGCCGTGTGAAGCGTTTCTGTGCAGCGCTCGCCGTCTGCTAACCCCCATCGTCGTCACCCCAGAGTCGAGGGGAAGCCGAACCAGACCAAGACGATTACCAGGCGAGAGCGTACACAACTTGCTCGTCCCTGCCCACCTGCCGTCCCCAACGCCAAGAGTACAAACGTGGTATAGGGCTGTTGTACGCCCTGCTTTCTCCCTTTTCGTGGCCCGCACACCCGCATAAAGAGACACGATGGAGGATCCacaggtggcggcggtggctggcCGGCCCGGCAGCGCGTCCGAGATGAACCGCCACATCCGCTCTGACCTTCGCCACCACTACATCTTCTCGCGCGTCAAGGACTTTCTctccggcggcgacgctgccaaGGCGGATGAgctggcgcggcagctggaCCGCAACTTCACGGACGGCTCGGCGAACTTCATGGTCGTCCATGATCTCCTCCAGGGCACCGGCGCTAACACGCTGCTGTTCACATATCAGCCGGCgaacggtggtggcgctggtgcggctACGGATacccgtgccgccgccaccgacggtggcagcggggaggacgtgctgcaggtgctggacCCCACAAAGAGCACCATCGAACACATCACGAAGCGCTTCGTCTACGTCATACGCGCCGACACCGGTAAGCCGATAAACACGAAAGACTTGATGCAGGTGGTGCAGGAGGTGTCGATGGGCATCATGCGGGCGAACGTGCTCACCAGCTACGAGCACCTGCTGACGGAGGTGTACACGCCGCTGTTGAACCGGATGCGCAACTGGGGCAAGAACACGGTGGACGAGAAGAACCAGTTCATCGTGACCCTGATGCATTACGCGGACCGCGTGaatgagctgcagcagctgcaagaCGACTCGGCGACGCTGAACCCGGTGGACCAGGCAACGTGGAAGCACCTGCGTAGCGGCGGTGTCAGCAAGCGCGGCGGCATGAGCGACACGACGGTGATTACCAGGCTCGCGCAGACCGTGGAGAGCTGGATTCAGACGGTGAACGAGGCTGTGGCGCAGGTGCCGAACtacgaggcggagctgcaggacGAGCGCGCCGGCCCAAAGACGGAGAAAGAGCTATGGAAGGCCAGGCTCGCCAAGCTGCGCTTgctcgaggagcagctgcaacgcttctctgccacgcaggcggtgcagtaCCTCCGTGAGGCGCGCAGCCCACTCGTGGCGCAATGGACGGAGATGGACACAAACCtgacggaggcgctggcggaggcaCAGGAGAACGTCAAGTACCTGCAGTCATTGGATACCTACTTCGATGTACTATACTCGTCCAACCTGCAGCGCATCATGACGATTATGCCGACGCTCATCACGAACATTCGCATGATGTACACCATTGCCCGCTACTACCCCACCCGCGAGCACATGACCGCGCTCTTCTTCAAGATCACCAATGAGATCGTGCTGGCGTGCAAGCGCGCCATCAACCCGTCCGGGACGCGCTCCCGCATCTGGGACATGACACAcgacgccgcctcgctgcaggACCTGATTGCCCGCCTGCAGGCAAGCGCGAAGCTGAACGAGGTGTACATTCGGGAGTACCGCAAGGCGCAGGAGTACTTCCTCAGCCACAgttccagcagcggcggccgcctcttCGATTTTGACGAGCTGCGCTTCCTCGGACACTTCAATTTGTTCGCCAAGCGTGTGGACAAGCTCATCACCGTCTTCCGCAAGGTGGAGCAGTTCCGCCTGCTCAAGAGCTTCCACGTGGATCAGATGGCAAGCCTGCTGCCCCGCTTCGACGAGTACCTCGGCCACCTGCGCGGCAAGACGACGGACATCCTCGACGTGCACGACAACAACAAGTTCGACGTGGAGTTCAAGATTTTCGAAAGCCGGCTGTCGGAGCTAGAGACGTCGATGCAGGTCGCCATCAACTCCTCCTTCGAGAACATCACGTCTACCGAcaacgcgctgctgctgctgaagaagTACCAAAAGATCCTGCAGTCCGAGACGTTCGCGGCGGACCTGGAATCGAAGTACCTCGTCATCTTTCACAGCTACGGCATGGAGCTAGAGAAGGATCAGAAGACGTATGAGCGGTACAAGGAGGACCCGCCGATGGCGCGTCACATGACGCCGGTTGCCGGCGCCATCAGCTGGTcgcgccagctcctgcgTCACATCAAGGAGCCGATGGACAAGTTCAAAACAAACCGCACTATCATGGCGAACACGAAGGACAGCAAGAAAGTAATCCGAACCTACAACAAGGTCTCGATCGCGCTGCTAGAGTTTGAGGCGATTTGGCTGGACGCGTGGAAGCGCTCCATAGAGTCGAGTAAGGCGGGCATGAACGCGACGCTGCTTGTGCGCCACGAAGGTCGGCTGTACGTCAACTTCGACAGCGAGATTAACCAGCTAATCAAGGAGACGCGCTCGCTGATGCTGCTTGGCGACGTCGATGTGCCGGCGGCTGCCAAGTCGCTGCTCATGCAGGAGCAGAAGCTGAAGGTTTTCTACAACGAACTGACGTTCCTCGTGAAGGAGTACGAGCGTGTCGTTGGCCGCCCTGGCGAGTCGATGCGCTGTGCCATCATCGGCATTACCCGCCCTCTTCTGCAGCCGGCCATCCAGCGGCTCGACGCGATCATTCGCCCTGGCGAGACAACGCTGACGTGGACCTCGATGAACGTCGACACCTACCTGGAGCGCGTTCGCAACGCCATCGGCAATCTGGATCACCTGGTGAGCAAGGTGAGCGAGACGGTGGTGCACCGCATCCAGTCGAACCTCAAGGCGGTgtcgtcgacgctgctggtgaACCTCTTCGAGCAGCACGTCTCGTTAGACCAGttcgtgcagctgcaggagcgccacATCCGCCAGCAGTGCGAGTTGATGAACATCAAGAACCGCGAGGTCGAGAgcgccgtcgacgacgtCGTGGAGCTGATCGTGCGCTACGACACAGCGAACGCGCAGCAAGGCGTCATGAAAGCCGGTAGTGCCCCAGCGTCGACGGAGCTGGTGCCGGTGACATGCGCCAACCGTTCCGAGATGGTTGCGGGGGCGATGGATGGCGCTACCCAGGAGAAGGTGCGGGTGCTGAAGGGACACTTTCACCGCCTCATGTTCAAGGCCATCCTCACCTGCACGACACGGTCGCTGAACCTGCTAAAgaagcgcgtcggcacgcgcAACCGCGTtgcctttctcttctccgaGACGCCCCTCTTCGACGCTgatgtgcagctgctgagcgcgGAGCCGTACCTGTTCCTGAACCCCTCGCTCGACGAGGTGCAGCTGACCATCAATCAGtgtgcgacagcggtgctgtCGTGCAGCAAGTACATGACGCGCTGGCACTACTTCAATGAGGAGGGCGCGAACTTTTACGAGGAGATCGCGCGAAACAAGGAGGTGGCAAAGGTCGTGTTGCTGCTCACCGGCAGCGTGCATGGGCTCAAGAAGCAGGTAATGGAGTACCTCTGTCATTTTCGCAAGTACGAAGCTATCTGGAAGGAGGACAAGGACGAGACGTACGAAGCCTTCCTCCGCGCAAACCCGACCCTAGACAGCTACGAGGCGAAGCTTGGCGAGtacgtggcgctggaggaggaggtgaaggggCTGGCCCCGTGCTTCAACGTTGGCAGTCTCGCCCTGCAGAGcaagccgctgcagctggagctgctgcagcgcatccgTGATTGGAAGGAGGTGTACGTCAACAAGCTGTACGCccaggcgcagcggcagctcgaCGCCCTCACCTTCAAgatggaagaggaggcgcaccagctgcaAATGCCGATCCCCGACCAGGACAAGCTGGAGGACCTGCGTGTGCTGATGAACACCCTGCGCGACATCCGCGACCGCGAGTCTGTCGTCGATTTTCAGTTTCTGCcggtgcaggaggcgtacgccCTCCTGCAGCGCTACACGTCGATCATCCCGAAGGAGGAGACGGACCGCGTTGAGGATCTGCGCATCAAGTGGCGCAAGCTGCAGAAGGCGGCACAGCTGCGGACGGACGACATCAACAACATGCAGCACGGCTTTAAGAAGGGCCTGACGCATGAGGTGCAGAAGTTCGGGGCGGAGGTGGTCGCGTTTCGCAACGACTACGACTCGAACGGGCCGATGGTGGAGGgcctgccgccgcaggaGGCGATGGAGCGGCTGAAGCGGTTCCAGCGGCAGTTCGACGACAAGTACCGGAAGTGGATGACGTACATGGCGGGCGAGGAGCTCTTTGGGCTGCCCGTGCACAAGTACCCGGAGCTGGTGAAGACGAAGAAGGAACTGGAGCTGTTGGACAAGCTCTACACCTTGTACATCAACGTGCTGCAGAAGGTGAACGGCTACAACGACATTCTGTGGTGCGACCTCGACTTCGACGCCGTGTGCGAGGAGGTCAGTGTATTTGTCAGCCAGTGCAAGCGGCTTCCCAAGTCGCTGCGTGACTGGGACGCGTACGTAGAGCTAAAGACAATCCTCGACAACTTCATGGAGCTGCAGCCCGTCATCCAGGAGCTGAAAAGCCCGGCGGTGGTAGAGCGGCATTGGCAGGAGATCATGAAAGTCTCTGGCCGTAAGTGGCGCACTGACCCAGACGTGTTCAAGCTGCAGGACCTCGTGGACGCGAACCTGCTGGCCGTTGTGGAGGAGGTTGTGGACATCGCGACATCCTCggcgcgcgaggcggagatCGAGGCGAAGTTCCGCGTGCAGGAGGGTCTCTGGAAAGACCAGGAGCTGCACTTCAGCGAATTCAAGCACCGCGGCCCAATCATTCTGAAAGGTGACGACACTGCCGCCATCCGCGAAGCGCTCGAAGAGTCGTCGCTGGCCGTCAACTCGATGCTCTCCTCTCGGTACTGCGCCTTTATGCGCGAGAACATTCAAGGCTTCCTGCAGAAGCTGGTGAAAGTGAGCGAGACGATCAGCCTGTGGACGGAGGTACAGTTCACGTGGCAGTACCTGGAGGCCGTGTTCGCCGGCGGTGATATCAtgaagcagctgccgcaggagGCGAAGCGTTTCGCCATGATCGACAAGCAGTGGCAGAAGATTATGAACAAGGCGAACGAGACGCCAAACGTGATCGTCTTCTGTTACGAGaacgagctgctgcagagcttGCCGACGCTCAAGGAGCAGCTGGATGAGTGCCAGCGCAAGCTCTCCCTCTACCTGGAGCAGAAGCGGAACCTCTTCCCCCGCTTCTACTTCGTGTCCgacacggtgctgctggagatTCTCTCGCAAGCGAGTGACCCGCAGTCCATCCAGCCGCACCTGGCCTCCATCTTCGATGGGCTGTCCGCCGTCACGTTCGAGCGCGTGAAGCCGAAGGCGGCTGGCGCGCAGCCCTACTACCAGGTCGTAGAAATGATCTCGGGCGAAGGCCAGGTGCTGGCCATGCACGAGCCCACCCCGTGCGTCGGCAACGTCGAAGACTGGCTGACGCGTCTCTGCACAGGTATGACGGACACAGTGCGCGAGGTGGTGAAGGCGAGTGTGACGGagctgccgacgctgctcAACAACACCGCCTATCTCGGCACGATCATCGACCGCTACCCCgcgcaggtggcgctgctgatgctgcagctcttctGGACAGCCGATGTGACGGACTGCATCCACCGAGGCGCGATGCGGGCGCGCGGCAAGgaggccgtcgccgcccgcTCCAAGTGTGATGCTGTCAAGAATTACCTTGTCAATATCACCACatcggcggagctggagaagaagccgctgcgcatgcgcaccaACATTGAGACGCTCATCACGATTCAGGTGCATCAGCAGGAGGTCTTCATGGAACTGCAGAAGACTAGCATCAAGGACATCACGCACTTTGACTGGCTCAAGCAGGCGCGCTTCTACTACCGCCCGGAGCGAGACGCGACGATCATCTCCATCGCCGACTCTGACACGGAGTACTGCAACGAGTACCTTGGCGTCAAGGAGCGCCTCGTCATCACGCCGCTGACAGATCGCTGCTACATTACGCTGTCGCAGGCGCTGGCCATGTACATGGGTGGCGCGCCAGCGGGCCcggccggcaccggcaagacAGAGACGACCAAGGATCTGGCGCGCACCTACGGCAAGTTCTGCGTCGTCTTCAACTGCTCCGACCAGTTGGACCGCCACGCCATGGGCAAGATTATCCGCGGTCTGTCGCAGGCGAACGCGTGGGGCTGCTTCGATGAGTTCAACCGTATCGACCTTCCCGTTCTCTCCGTCGTGGCACAGCAGGTCAGCTGCGTTCTGCaggcgctgaagcagcaCAAGGATAAGTTCATCTTCATTGATGGGCAGGTGACGGACTTGATGCCCGGCGTCGGCTTCTTCATTACGATGAACCCCGGCTACGCCGGCCGCCAGGAGCTGCCGGAGAACCTAAAGATCCTCTTCCGTGGCGTGACGATGATGGTGCCGGATCGGCAGACAATCATGAAGGTGAAGCTTGCCTCGCAGGGCTATAGTCAGGATGAGCTGCTCAGCAAAAAGTTCTTCATCCTGTACAAGCTGTGCGAGGAGCAGCTGtcgaagcagcggcactaCGACTTTGGTCTCCGCAACATCttgtcggtgctgcgcacggccggtgcggtgctgcgccgcaacCCCGGGAAGGACGAAGAGGATCTCTTTATGCGGACCCTGCGCGACATGAACCTGTCGAAGCTCGTCTTTGAGGACATTGACCTGTTcgactcgctgctgcgcgacatgTTCCCTGGCCGCCAGTTCGTGAAGGGCACGCACCCGGAGATCGAGACGGTCATGaagaaggtggtggaggagaagggccTCATCTACTGGATGCCGTGGATCAgcaaggtgctgcagctgtacGAGACGAAGCTGGTGCGTCACGGCATCATGGTCGTCGGCCCCGCTATGTGTGGCAAGACGCAGTGCTACGACGTTATGACAGAAACGCTGTCGCGCACGACGgtgccgcaccagcagctgcgcatgaACCCTAAGGCCATCACGGCGCCGCAGATGTTCGGTCGCGTCGACGTGGCAGGTGACTGGCACGATGgcgtcttctcctccctctggCGCCAGGCAGTGCGGAACGCTAAGAAGAAGAACATCTGGATCGTGTGCGATGGGCCGGTGGATGCCATCTGGATCGAGAACCTGAACACCGTTCTGGACGACAACAAGCTGCTGACGCTCGCGAACGGCGACCGCATTCAGATGAGCGATACAATGAAGTGCTGCTTCGAGGTCGAGAACCTGGCGAACGCGTCCCCGGCTACCGTGTCTCGTGCCGGTATTGTGTACATCTCTGACGTCGTTCTCGGCTGGATGCCGGTGCTGGAGTCGCGCCTGCGCGCCACGATGAATGCGGATGGGCAGATGCTGCCTCGTGACGTGGTGAAGCGCTGTCACCCCCCGCTCGCCGAGAAGCTGCTTGACATCTTCCTCCCTATCAACCCGGAGACGAACACGGTGCCGGAAAACTGCATCACCAACAAGATCGCCGAGTTCTACAGCCGCGAGTGCACGGTGGTGATGCGCACGTCGGTGGCCCACCTCGTCGAGAATGCGTTCCACCTTGCCGTTGCCCTCGGCGACGAGATcgacgacggcaccgccgtatcgcagcagctgacggAGAAAATCTTTTGGTTTTCCATGTCGTGGTCTTTCGGTGGTACGCTGGAGTTGCAGGACAGGTCTAAGTTCGACCAGTTCGTGCGCAGTAAAttcgccgcgctgccggccCCGGCCGAGGGCCAGATTTTTGACTTCTCGCTGAACTGCAAGACGGGCGAGTGGGAGCCGTGGTCTCGCTACCTCGAGCAGTGGCGGTACCCGGGCGACGACCGACTTGACTTCTCCTCGCTCTTCATCCCGACCGCCGACTCGGTGCGGCTGCACTACCTCGCCAAGTGCAACTTTCTGCAGAACCGCCCCACGCTCTTCATCGGTGTCAGCGGCACGGCGAAGACGGTCACGGTGGAGCAATTTCTCGGCGGCATTAAGGCACAAGACGAGCAGAGCAACTTCCGCAAGGTGAACTTCTCCTCCatgacgctgccgcagaaCTTCTACAACACCCTGGAGGACATGACGGAGAAGAAGATGGGCTCGAACTACGGCCCAAAGAACTGCGAGCGGCTCACCGTCTTCATCGACGATATCAACATGCCGGAGATCAATGAGTGGGGTGACCAGATCACAAACGAGATTGTGCGCCAGGTGGTGGAAATGAGCCAGGTGTACGACCTCAGCAAGCCTGGCGTACGCCGTGAATTCAAGGGGCTGGTGTTCATGGCAGCCATGTCGCACCCGTCCGGTGGCAAGAACGATATCCCGAATAGGCTGAAGCGGCACTTCACGGTGCTAAAcatgccgctgccggaggagGCGAACATCCAGCAGATCTTTGGCACCCTCTTCGAGGGCCGCTTCTGCAACGAGAATTACGTGCAGGGTGTGCAGGATGTTGCGCGTATGCTGACGAAGATGTCCATCAACTTCTGGGAGGCGATTGGCAAGCGCATGCTACCCACACCTGATAAGTTCCACTACTTCTTCAACCTGCGCGACCTCTCGCGCATCACGCAGGGCGTCATGCTGGCGGGTATGCACTCCGACCCTGACCGGCCGGAGAAGCGCGCTCAGAGCAAGCCGTGGGAGACGATCACGGACgccgtgacgctgctgcgcgtgtggaagcacgagtgcgcgcgcgtgtttAGCGACAAGCTCAACAGCGTCACCGACAAGCGCTGGTTCGACGAAAACATCCAGAACTGCATCCACGACCATCTGTCGTCGACGCCGTACAAGGACCTGGTAGACCAGGTGCGGGATCCGGTGTACATGGCGAACTTCATGCGCGACCCCGTCATCGACCCCGAGACGGGCGAGCAGGTGGAGCCAGCGCCCCGCATCTACGAGGTGGTTCCCTCCATGGAGTCCGTGCTGGAGCGCCTCATGAACTCGATGCAGGCCCACAACGAGACCCCGGCTGGCCGCGTGAAGAAGCTGAACCTTGTCCTCTTCGAG is part of the Leishmania major strain Friedlin complete genome, chromosome 25 genome and encodes:
- a CDS encoding putative dynein heavy chain produces the protein MEDPQVAAVAGRPGSASEMNRHIRSDLRHHYIFSRVKDFLSGGDAAKADELARQLDRNFTDGSANFMVVHDLLQGTGANTLLFTYQPANGGGAGAATDTRAAATDGGSGEDVLQVLDPTKSTIEHITKRFVYVIRADTGKPINTKDLMQVVQEVSMGIMRANVLTSYEHLLTEVYTPLLNRMRNWGKNTVDEKNQFIVTLMHYADRVNELQQLQDDSATLNPVDQATWKHLRSGGVSKRGGMSDTTVITRLAQTVESWIQTVNEAVAQVPNYEAELQDERAGPKTEKELWKARLAKLRLLEEQLQRFSATQAVQYLREARSPLVAQWTEMDTNLTEALAEAQENVKYLQSLDTYFDVLYSSNLQRIMTIMPTLITNIRMMYTIARYYPTREHMTALFFKITNEIVLACKRAINPSGTRSRIWDMTHDAASLQDLIARLQASAKLNEVYIREYRKAQEYFLSHSSSSGGRLFDFDELRFLGHFNLFAKRVDKLITVFRKVEQFRLLKSFHVDQMASLLPRFDEYLGHLRGKTTDILDVHDNNKFDVEFKIFESRLSELETSMQVAINSSFENITSTDNALLLLKKYQKILQSETFAADLESKYLVIFHSYGMELEKDQKTYERYKEDPPMARHMTPVAGAISWSRQLLRHIKEPMDKFKTNRTIMANTKDSKKVIRTYNKVSIALLEFEAIWLDAWKRSIESSKAGMNATLLVRHEGRLYVNFDSEINQLIKETRSLMLLGDVDVPAAAKSLLMQEQKLKVFYNELTFLVKEYERVVGRPGESMRCAIIGITRPLLQPAIQRLDAIIRPGETTLTWTSMNVDTYLERVRNAIGNLDHLVSKVSETVVHRIQSNLKAVSSTLLVNLFEQHVSLDQFVQLQERHIRQQCELMNIKNREVESAVDDVVELIVRYDTANAQQGVMKAGSAPASTELVPVTCANRSEMVAGAMDGATQEKVRVLKGHFHRLMFKAILTCTTRSLNLLKKRVGTRNRVAFLFSETPLFDADVQLLSAEPYLFLNPSLDEVQLTINQCATAVLSCSKYMTRWHYFNEEGANFYEEIARNKEVAKVVLLLTGSVHGLKKQVMEYLCHFRKYEAIWKEDKDETYEAFLRANPTLDSYEAKLGEYVALEEEVKGLAPCFNVGSLALQSKPLQLELLQRIRDWKEVYVNKLYAQAQRQLDALTFKMEEEAHQLQMPIPDQDKLEDLRVLMNTLRDIRDRESVVDFQFLPVQEAYALLQRYTSIIPKEETDRVEDLRIKWRKLQKAAQLRTDDINNMQHGFKKGLTHEVQKFGAEVVAFRNDYDSNGPMVEGLPPQEAMERLKRFQRQFDDKYRKWMTYMAGEELFGLPVHKYPELVKTKKELELLDKLYTLYINVLQKVNGYNDILWCDLDFDAVCEEVSVFVSQCKRLPKSLRDWDAYVELKTILDNFMELQPVIQELKSPAVVERHWQEIMKVSGRKWRTDPDVFKLQDLVDANLLAVVEEVVDIATSSAREAEIEAKFRVQEGLWKDQELHFSEFKHRGPIILKGDDTAAIREALEESSLAVNSMLSSRYCAFMRENIQGFLQKLVKVSETISLWTEVQFTWQYLEAVFAGGDIMKQLPQEAKRFAMIDKQWQKIMNKANETPNVIVFCYENELLQSLPTLKEQLDECQRKLSLYLEQKRNLFPRFYFVSDTVLLEILSQASDPQSIQPHLASIFDGLSAVTFERVKPKAAGAQPYYQVVEMISGEGQVLAMHEPTPCVGNVEDWLTRLCTGMTDTVREVVKASVTELPTLLNNTAYLGTIIDRYPAQVALLMLQLFWTADVTDCIHRGAMRARGKEAVAARSKCDAVKNYLVNITTSAELEKKPLRMRTNIETLITIQVHQQEVFMELQKTSIKDITHFDWLKQARFYYRPERDATIISIADSDTEYCNEYLGVKERLVITPLTDRCYITLSQALAMYMGGAPAGPAGTGKTETTKDLARTYGKFCVVFNCSDQLDRHAMGKIIRGLSQANAWGCFDEFNRIDLPVLSVVAQQVSCVLQALKQHKDKFIFIDGQVTDLMPGVGFFITMNPGYAGRQELPENLKILFRGVTMMVPDRQTIMKVKLASQGYSQDELLSKKFFILYKLCEEQLSKQRHYDFGLRNILSVLRTAGAVLRRNPGKDEEDLFMRTLRDMNLSKLVFEDIDLFDSLLRDMFPGRQFVKGTHPEIETVMKKVVEEKGLIYWMPWISKVLQLYETKLVRHGIMVVGPAMCGKTQCYDVMTETLSRTTVPHQQLRMNPKAITAPQMFGRVDVAGDWHDGVFSSLWRQAVRNAKKKNIWIVCDGPVDAIWIENLNTVLDDNKLLTLANGDRIQMSDTMKCCFEVENLANASPATVSRAGIVYISDVVLGWMPVLESRLRATMNADGQMLPRDVVKRCHPPLAEKLLDIFLPINPETNTVPENCITNKIAEFYSRECTVVMRTSVAHLVENAFHLAVALGDEIDDGTAVSQQLTEKIFWFSMSWSFGGTLELQDRSKFDQFVRSKFAALPAPAEGQIFDFSLNCKTGEWEPWSRYLEQWRYPGDDRLDFSSLFIPTADSVRLHYLAKCNFLQNRPTLFIGVSGTAKTVTVEQFLGGIKAQDEQSNFRKVNFSSMTLPQNFYNTLEDMTEKKMGSNYGPKNCERLTVFIDDINMPEINEWGDQITNEIVRQVVEMSQVYDLSKPGVRREFKGLVFMAAMSHPSGGKNDIPNRLKRHFTVLNMPLPEEANIQQIFGTLFEGRFCNENYVQGVQDVARMLTKMSINFWEAIGKRMLPTPDKFHYFFNLRDLSRITQGVMLAGMHSDPDRPEKRAQSKPWETITDAVTLLRVWKHECARVFSDKLNSVTDKRWFDENIQNCIHDHLSSTPYKDLVDQVRDPVYMANFMRDPVIDPETGEQVEPAPRIYEVVPSMESVLERLMNSMQAHNETPAGRVKKLNLVLFEAALKNVCRISRGLSLPRGNLLLVGVGGSGKQSLARLAAFVNGHDYATLTISKGFGVNQLFDAIREQYISAATKKPVTMLFTDNDIKQEVFLEYINSFLSNGEIAGLFASDQRDSAINDIRPIMKKDPYAKFEDMSESLWKYFIGRVRERLHFVLCFSPVGDRFRTRARKFPALISACIINWFFPWPKQALLDVSSRTIQNFEMATEDKHKKALVELMAEIHLLMLERSEEYLARYRRSVYSTPKSYLSFIESYTTVYSKKFNELNDEAKKINNGLKKLHQAGEDVRVMRTQLQEKEVLLSDKRKETEALVKEIEVRTAEAEKKRAEVEIVKEAVAHDAAIVAHGEAEAKKDLEAAEPALIEAIESLNSITSADFVTLKKLANPPALIKRIFDAVSILLHRPLLVPGSELVKGALWITDSWDFSGRQLASDTNTLDVLKNFGESKKDFINEETCELLLPYLWMDGFTADAARKACGNVAGLCTWVSSMYKYINIAKEVAPKKEALRIATIQLRAANKKKEEQEEELARVTAEVQAYNTQLADENAKKQALEEDANRTKQRMDSANGLIDALSGERERWTQQSNEFKTLIDRLVGDVALSCAFISYCGPFNSEFRNQLLYDYFYPKCKQLNIPVTPDLNIVKFLVDETTIADWQLEGLPADSHSVQNAIMITTSSKYPLMIDPQGQALNWVRKRTEQQQNRVVQMNDRTFSNSLQEQLDQGRPLIIENMPEEVDMMLDPVLERQVVRSGKTLLMKISGEDMIYNENFSLYMTTKLPNPSFTPELFAKCLIIDFTVTMEGLEQQLLSQVVSREKAELNEESAKLSEDINSNEKRRKNLEDRLLKQLSESKGNLIDDVELISTLQETKDASAEIAEKLATAMETKKRIAGAREEYRPVACRGAVLYFLVVQMSLVNHMYQTSLVQFNGIFDNSILKSDHHPVTAKRIQCIIDHFTLAVFKYVIRMLFSKHKLLFVLLLACKIEVKAGRLDPVAFEVLLKGGGSVQVDRAKPFNWLKDKAWANLMAIAQQVPRVFKQLPDLIMRSEQQWRSYIESDSMETLPVPDINEKMDPFERLLLVRALREDRTMLAAAQYISVSLGKIFAEPQQLEMADVVEETTGLTPIVFLLSQGSDPTTLIEASAKKLKKKIYPISMGQGQEEAAMNIVTSAWQNGDWALLQNCHLGLPFLLQLEERLRVQMMPAQPGEKKAEIHEEARIWVTSEPHNSVPIGLLQMSIKLTNEPPQGIKAGLIRTYSWMSQDYLEMFRRPEWRPMLFAQCFLHSVVVERRKFGPIGFSVPYEFNQGDWTASVQFLINHMTTIGEQLRNPVNRDTVCYMVADIQYGGRITDNNDRALFKAITEFLYDMHITNPDKCKDGKEMTEFYSGYGIPLFDDINKHREFIRETYPDVDTPEVFQMHPNQDITYRTRQAQEVLATILDVQPRGASTTGGVTREEKVISMADSYLKLLPSDWTVDRKAHLGDRQPLSIFAGQEIDRLSVTMRTVRRTCQDLKLAVAGTIILTPALQDALNSLYDARVPAAWVAVGWPSPNISLWIAELVRRYEQLQSWASNGRPPVYWLPGFFNPQGFLTSVRQEITRSHANEAVPWALDKVEARTEVRSSEYRPGQEAKAEDLRTEKGEVVIYGLFLEGAMWDRVNKRLKDPLPGDLYRELPMLLISAYNKDAPQQATVQPVKPGGVKEKKTKQEYYRCPVYKYPTRSDTNWIFDVRLPVAEDDAYWRMRGVALLGTTD